TCAAAAGATTTTGAAGAAGAGGCTCCTATTTTTTTCAATGAAAATTCAGATAATATTCTTTTGAATGAGAAGATTTTAATTTTTAATGAACAAAAAGAATTAATCTATAGTACAATTAAAGATCGTAATGTTACCTGGGATAGTGCAATGCTGAAGGAACTGGATAAAAAGAAAATTATTTACACTGAAAAAACAGTTCCTGAAATTTATGCAGCGCTGAGAAACATTAATGGGGAAAATTATTATATTCTCACCAGTGCTTTTGATACCAATGGAAAGTCAAAATTAGGATTTCTGAAATACCTTTTGATTGCTGCCTATGCGATGAGTACACTTCTTATAGGATTCTTCAGTTATTACTTTGTGGAAAGTTTCTTCGCCCTTTAGAAGATTTGAATAAAGAGATTTCAGAAGTGACGGCTCATAAGCTTACCACTCAGATTCCCGTACAGGAATCTAATGATGAAGTAAATGTTCTTGCAAAATCTTTTAATACGATGATTGTGCGGCTTAATGATGTATTTCAATCGCAAAAAGACTTTACAGCAAGTGCTTCCCACGAAATCAGGACACCTATCACGAGAATGGCGTTTCAATTGGAAAATCTGATTAAGTTTGAAGAACATTCTCCAAAGACCCTCTCCGCATTGCAACAGATTCAGAGGGATGTTTATCAATTATCAGATTTAACGAATTCATTATTGTTGCTTACAAAGTTTGATAAAGAGAATATTCAAAGTATTTATGAGGATGTGAGAATAGATGAAGTGATCTTTGAGGCCTTTGAAGCGGTGGAAAAAAGCTACCCTGAGCTTCAGCTTGACTTTCTAATTACTGAAGAAACATTTGAAAATGCTTTTCTTACCATTAGTGGTATACCATCATTATTGGTGATTGTCTTTATTAATTTATTTAAAAATGCTGCTGTATATTCTGACAATACAGAAGTAAAAGTTTTGATAACTGAAACGACCAATAACCTTAGTGTGGATGTTATTTCCCATGGGATTACCATTTCAGAAGAAGAGCAGACCAAATTGTTTGAAGCTTTACAAGGGGAAATAATGCTCAGAATATTTCCGGTTCCGGCTTAGGATTGAGAATTGTTAAAAGAATTTTGGAATATCATGACGCAGAAATTATTTATTCATCACCCTCAGAGTACATGAATAAGTTCACATTAATTTTTAAAAAATATTTTATTTAAGATGGCTTGTCTCAAAAGGCAGTCTTAATTTTGGTTAAACTTCAGATTAAATTTTTTGATAAAAATTCAACTATAGGAGAAAAAAATAAGTTTCTAGTTTTCTTCATCCCTTTAAAAATGGACGGTTTAAGGTGATTTTAATATTTTTTTAAGCCCTCTTTAAGTTTCTTTTAATCGCATCCGAGCAATTTTGTAATTTAAAAAGAAAAATAATGAACAGAATTGCAGTGCTGTGTCTTGCCGTTTCCTCATTCATGGCGGCACAACAGCAAATGTCTCTTTTGGATTGCGAAAATGCTTTTCAAAAGAACAATCTTCAGCTGCTCGCCGAACAATACAACATCAATATGGCTGATGCTGATATTCTACAGGCCAAAATCTGGGAGCTGCCACAACTGAGCGGGCAGTTCAATGCTTATAACCCTCAGGGTAAAAAGTTTTTTGATGTTGGCCATTCAAAAGGAGCAGGAATTACTCAGCTAATTTATATGGGGGGCAAAAAGAAAAATGAAATTGCCTTTGCAAAGTCTAATAAAGAACTGGCCCAGCTTCAGTTTTCACAACTTCTTGTTGATTTGAGATCCCAGCTTCGATCTGCCTATTTTAATCTTTACTACGAAAGACTAAAGCTTGAGAATACAGATAAGCAGCTAGGATATATGAATGATCTGTTAAGTGCCTATCGTGTACAGTCAGCCAAAGGAAATGTATCCCTTAAAGATGCCGTTAGACTTCAAAGTTTAGTGATCCAACTGAATCATGACAAACTTGAGATCAATAAAAATATTCTTGATTTTGAACAGAATCTTAAAGTTCTTACGGGAGTTACAGAAGATATAGAGCCTTTGATCCCTGAAACTGAAGCCAAAGAAGCATTAGCAGCTCAGCCTTTTGGAGATGCTGAAGAGTTAAAAAATAAAGCCCTTGAAAATAATGCTGATTATCGATACAATCTAAAACTAATTGATAACAGCAAGCTTTATGCTCAATGGCAGAAATCAATGAATGTGCCGGATATTAATGTGGGGGCAGCATGGGATCAGGCAGGAGGTACTTTTAATAATGAAGCCAACCTTACTTTAGGAATTCCCTTACCATTATGGAGAGTAAATCAAGGGAATGTGGAAAAAGCTAACTATGCGATCCGGCAGAATCAAAAAAATGCAGATTTCCAGAAACTAACTCTTGAAACCAAAGTACAGGCAGCCTATAAAACCTGGAAAGCACAATATGATCAGCTTGTGAGTATCAAAACAACAGATCTTCAGAATATGGATCTGGTGTATAACGGAATGGTGACCAATTTTAGAAAAGGAAATGTAAATCTTATTGAATTTACAGATTTCATGGATAGCTACCGGGAAACAGCCCTTCAAATTTATGATATGAAGAATGAGATTATGCAGGCGGCAGAACAACTTAATCAACTAGTACAAACGAAAATCTTCTATTAAACAATGAAAACTTATATTATCCCAGTATTGATGATCTTATCATTAATGGCTTGTTCCAAAAAAGAGGAAGAAAAAGCAAACCCTGCTAAAAAAGGATTTGAACTCAGCAATACAATGTTGAAGTCTATTTCTATGGCAAAGGCTGAGCAAAAGAATATAGAAGATGAATATAGCTTTTACGGAAAAATATCCGCAGACAAAAATAGTTATATAGACGTTTATCCATTGGTAGGTGGAAATGTGATGAGTGTAAATGTAGAACTTGGAGATTACGTGAAAAAAGGACAGGTGCTGGCTACGATCAGAAGTACAGAGCTTGCCGAAATTCAAAAAGATGTAAGTGATGCTAAAACCGATCTTGTTGTTGCTAAGAATAACCTTAGAGTGGCTAAAGAGCTCTATGAAGGAAAACTGAATACGGAAAGAGAAGTGCTGGAAGCCAAAAGCCAGTTGCAGAAAGCAGAAGACCAATTGCAGAGAGCCACGGCAGTAAGTACTGTTTATAATGTGAAAACAGGAAATATATATAGTGTAGTAGCTCCTATCAACGGATATATTGTTCAGAAAAGTATCAATAAAGATATGCAGCTGCGAAGTGACCGAAGTGAAAATATATTTGACGTAGCGAATACAACCAATGTATGGGCAATTATGAACGTTAACGAGTCGGATATTGAAAAGATCAGCCTTGGAATGAAAGCTCAGGTATCTACACTCTCTTATCCAGATAAGGTTTTTGACGGAAAAATTGATAAAATATTTAAAATTATTGACCCACAGACCAATGCTATGCAGGCAAGAGTAGTCCTGGATAATGCCAATGGACTGTTGATTCCGGATAGTAAGGCGACGATAAAAGTTTCCAGTCTGGAAAGCAATACAATGTTGAGTATTCCTTCTAAAGCTG
This is a stretch of genomic DNA from Chryseobacterium tructae. It encodes these proteins:
- a CDS encoding TolC family protein, which translates into the protein MNRIAVLCLAVSSFMAAQQQMSLLDCENAFQKNNLQLLAEQYNINMADADILQAKIWELPQLSGQFNAYNPQGKKFFDVGHSKGAGITQLIYMGGKKKNEIAFAKSNKELAQLQFSQLLVDLRSQLRSAYFNLYYERLKLENTDKQLGYMNDLLSAYRVQSAKGNVSLKDAVRLQSLVIQLNHDKLEINKNILDFEQNLKVLTGVTEDIEPLIPETEAKEALAAQPFGDAEELKNKALENNADYRYNLKLIDNSKLYAQWQKSMNVPDINVGAAWDQAGGTFNNEANLTLGIPLPLWRVNQGNVEKANYAIRQNQKNADFQKLTLETKVQAAYKTWKAQYDQLVSIKTTDLQNMDLVYNGMVTNFRKGNVNLIEFTDFMDSYRETALQIYDMKNEIMQAAEQLNQLVQTKIFY
- a CDS encoding sensor histidine kinase translates to MNKEISEVTAHKLTTQIPVQESNDEVNVLAKSFNTMIVRLNDVFQSQKDFTASASHEIRTPITRMAFQLENLIKFEEHSPKTLSALQQIQRDVYQLSDLTNSLLLLTKFDKENIQSIYEDVRIDEVIFEAFEAVEKSYPELQLDFLITEETFENAFLTISGIPSLLVIVFINLFKNAAVYSDNTEVKVLITETTNNLSVDVISHGITISEEEQTKLFEALQGEIMLRIFPVPA
- a CDS encoding efflux RND transporter periplasmic adaptor subunit yields the protein MKTYIIPVLMILSLMACSKKEEEKANPAKKGFELSNTMLKSISMAKAEQKNIEDEYSFYGKISADKNSYIDVYPLVGGNVMSVNVELGDYVKKGQVLATIRSTELAEIQKDVSDAKTDLVVAKNNLRVAKELYEGKLNTEREVLEAKSQLQKAEDQLQRATAVSTVYNVKTGNIYSVVAPINGYIVQKSINKDMQLRSDRSENIFDVANTTNVWAIMNVNESDIEKISLGMKAQVSTLSYPDKVFDGKIDKIFKIIDPQTNAMQARVVLDNANGLLIPDSKATIKVSSLESNTMLSIPSKAVIFDDNKSFVVVFKSRTDVKVREVKVQKQVGDVTYIADGLKEGEEVITNNQLLIYRSLNS